In a single window of the Streptomyces cinnabarinus genome:
- a CDS encoding glycosyltransferase, with the protein MTTTTLSATQAPVTDAAALTGKRRIAFASYVDENYLPGFLVLLRSLALSNPAVCEDFVVLYDDLRPGSIARIRALHPRIVLKRVNDTHYDAYKKGDQDNYLVRKAYFILDVFRLREYDTVITLDTDMVVLGDLGELLRLREGLAAVPQFFYGQHKLNSGLLVIQREYLSEEFCARLDATGRSGDYELDKHDQGILNAVLDGDFVRLDPRYNFVKRRLSGDLPVPEDTAILHFTGRHKPWQGGESGYSLAEEKWREYDLSDADFHAEYLARAGGLHHDLIVHYGTPHVARTGDVETARKVAAAHIASGDYQDAVDILESVRIPLDEAWPHEVLGHALMSVSRTAEARAQLLLATAAPNRAATAYARLAQMSWVQGDNAAALTYATAGMSVDITHRSSRLWAQRAASVPAQELGAPEDQLAHVAFYMDRQGNAGDKLLPESVRSAFGPDTGSRRWHPVHAHRLFDEAALERVNARRGLVIGGGGLFIPDTMPNGNSAWQWNVPDELLRRIDVPIAVYAVGFNAFDGQSYRASRFRDSLRLLVEKSAFFGLRNHGSIEKVRAMVPAHLHDKIRFQPCPTTVTRRLVPDWQDPARREDTILINAAYDRAGLRFGHDYGYFLAQMAQAVRELGELAEVRCVAHSLDDEKLVFDLRREHGVSMPVIPMYDFENDEIRDLYARTKLVIGMRGHAGMIPFGCGTPIISLISHPKMAYFLRDIERPEWGVSVHDRHLAARLVERSRDLLRDHAATVADVHGRQQELWKITEANAADLRVLLGG; encoded by the coding sequence ATGACCACGACCACCCTGTCTGCGACACAGGCTCCCGTCACCGACGCGGCCGCCCTCACCGGCAAGCGCCGCATCGCGTTCGCGTCCTACGTCGACGAGAACTATCTGCCCGGCTTCCTCGTCCTGCTGCGCAGCCTGGCCCTGTCCAACCCGGCCGTCTGCGAGGACTTCGTCGTCCTCTACGACGATCTGCGCCCCGGGTCGATCGCCAGGATCCGCGCCCTGCACCCGCGGATCGTCCTCAAGCGGGTCAATGACACGCACTACGACGCGTACAAGAAGGGCGACCAGGACAACTACCTGGTCCGCAAGGCGTACTTCATCCTCGACGTCTTCCGGCTGCGCGAGTACGACACCGTCATCACCCTCGACACCGACATGGTCGTCCTCGGTGACCTGGGCGAACTGCTCAGACTGCGCGAGGGACTCGCCGCCGTCCCGCAGTTCTTCTACGGGCAGCACAAGCTCAACTCCGGTCTGCTGGTCATCCAGCGCGAGTACCTGAGCGAGGAGTTCTGCGCCCGGCTCGACGCCACCGGCCGCAGCGGCGACTACGAACTCGACAAGCACGACCAGGGCATCCTCAACGCCGTCCTGGACGGCGACTTCGTGCGCCTCGACCCGCGCTACAACTTCGTCAAGCGACGTCTGTCCGGCGACCTCCCGGTCCCCGAGGACACCGCGATCCTGCACTTCACCGGCCGCCACAAGCCGTGGCAGGGCGGCGAGAGCGGGTACAGCCTGGCCGAGGAGAAGTGGCGCGAGTACGACCTGTCCGACGCCGACTTCCACGCCGAGTACCTCGCCAGGGCGGGCGGCCTGCACCACGACCTGATCGTGCACTACGGCACCCCGCACGTCGCCCGCACCGGCGACGTCGAGACCGCCCGCAAGGTGGCCGCCGCGCACATCGCCTCCGGTGACTACCAGGACGCCGTGGACATCCTGGAGAGTGTCCGCATCCCGCTCGACGAGGCGTGGCCGCACGAGGTCCTCGGCCACGCCCTGATGAGCGTCTCCCGCACCGCCGAGGCCAGGGCACAGCTGCTGCTGGCGACGGCCGCCCCCAACCGGGCCGCCACCGCCTACGCCCGCCTCGCCCAGATGTCCTGGGTACAGGGCGACAACGCCGCCGCGCTGACGTACGCCACGGCCGGCATGTCCGTGGACATCACCCACCGCTCCAGCCGCCTGTGGGCGCAGCGCGCCGCCTCCGTCCCGGCCCAGGAGCTGGGCGCCCCCGAGGACCAGCTGGCGCACGTCGCCTTCTACATGGACCGTCAGGGCAACGCGGGCGACAAGCTGCTCCCCGAGAGCGTGCGCAGCGCCTTCGGCCCCGACACCGGCTCCCGGCGCTGGCACCCGGTCCACGCCCACCGGCTGTTCGACGAGGCCGCCCTGGAGCGCGTCAACGCCCGGCGCGGCCTGGTCATCGGCGGCGGCGGCCTGTTCATCCCGGACACCATGCCCAACGGCAACAGCGCCTGGCAGTGGAACGTCCCGGACGAGCTGCTGCGCCGGATCGACGTGCCGATCGCGGTGTACGCGGTGGGCTTCAACGCCTTCGACGGCCAGTCCTACCGGGCGAGCCGGTTCCGGGACTCACTGCGCCTGCTGGTGGAGAAGTCCGCCTTCTTCGGGCTGCGCAACCACGGCTCGATCGAGAAGGTGCGCGCGATGGTCCCGGCGCATCTGCACGACAAGATCCGCTTCCAGCCCTGTCCGACGACCGTCACCCGCCGGCTGGTGCCGGACTGGCAGGACCCGGCGCGCCGCGAGGACACCATCCTCATCAACGCCGCCTACGACCGCGCGGGCCTGCGCTTCGGCCATGACTACGGCTACTTCCTGGCCCAGATGGCCCAGGCGGTACGGGAGCTGGGCGAGCTGGCGGAGGTGCGGTGCGTGGCGCACTCCCTCGACGACGAGAAGCTCGTCTTCGACCTGCGCCGTGAGCACGGCGTCTCGATGCCGGTCATCCCGATGTACGACTTCGAGAACGACGAGATCCGCGATCTGTACGCGCGCACCAAGCTGGTCATCGGCATGCGCGGCCACGCGGGCATGATCCCGTTCGGCTGTGGCACGCCGATCATCAGCCTGATCTCGCACCCGAAGATGGCGTACTTCCTGCGGGACATCGAGCGCCCCGAGTGGGGTGTCTCGGTCCACGACCGCCATCTGGCCGCCCGCCTGGTGGAGCGCTCCAGGGACCTGCTCCGCGACCACGCGGCGACCGTCGCCGACGTGCACGGCCGCCAGCAGGAGCTGTGGAAGATCACCGAGGCCAACGCGGCGGATCTGCGGGTCCTGCTGGGCGGTTGA
- a CDS encoding glycosyltransferase family 2 protein, whose translation MPKLSVIVPFYNVQQYAPDTLRSLRANARADFEFILVDDHSKDETPAILERAAEQLSDVAHVRYIRHDVNGGLATARNTGLDAATGEYLTFLDGDDWLAPGYLAELTAALEDLGCDFVRTDHVQANARARTVHRVPHGRRGEVLDPRAAILPADRTTSVDYAYAWAGAYHRRLLDKGLLHFTDGLRTAEDRPWIWKLHREAESFAVVGLLGVFYRRGVAGSLTQIGDVRQLDFIRAFDQVVEETAADREADQLLPKAVRTYCAIIAHHLSDESKWEPAVAKQLRAMSAAAIKRMPQEALGDVLETMDLRRASKLRRLRRRATTAKAAA comes from the coding sequence GTGCCAAAGCTTTCCGTGATCGTGCCGTTCTACAACGTGCAGCAATACGCCCCGGACACCCTCAGAAGTCTTCGGGCGAACGCCCGCGCCGACTTCGAGTTCATCCTGGTGGACGACCATTCGAAGGATGAAACTCCCGCCATTCTCGAACGTGCTGCCGAACAACTCTCGGATGTCGCACACGTGCGTTACATCCGCCACGACGTGAACGGAGGACTCGCCACCGCCCGCAACACCGGTCTGGACGCCGCCACCGGTGAATACCTCACCTTCCTCGACGGCGACGACTGGCTGGCGCCCGGCTACCTCGCCGAGCTCACCGCCGCCCTGGAGGACCTGGGCTGCGACTTCGTGCGCACCGACCACGTCCAGGCCAACGCCCGGGCCCGCACGGTGCACCGGGTGCCGCACGGCCGCCGCGGCGAGGTCCTCGACCCGCGCGCGGCGATCCTGCCCGCCGACCGGACCACCTCCGTGGACTACGCCTACGCCTGGGCCGGCGCCTACCACCGCCGGCTGCTGGACAAGGGCCTGCTGCACTTCACCGACGGGCTGCGCACGGCCGAGGACCGGCCGTGGATCTGGAAGCTGCACCGGGAGGCGGAGTCGTTCGCCGTGGTGGGGCTGCTCGGTGTCTTCTACCGCCGGGGCGTGGCCGGTTCGCTGACCCAGATCGGCGATGTGCGCCAGCTCGACTTCATCCGCGCCTTCGACCAGGTCGTCGAGGAGACCGCCGCGGACCGGGAGGCGGACCAGCTGCTGCCCAAGGCGGTGCGCACCTACTGTGCGATCATCGCCCACCATCTGTCGGACGAGTCCAAGTGGGAACCGGCCGTGGCCAAGCAACTGCGGGCGATGAGCGCGGCGGCCATAAAGCGGATGCCGCAGGAAGCGCTCGGGGATGTGCTCGAAACCATGGACCTGCGCCGGGCCAGCAAGCTGCGGCGGCTGCGGCGCCGGGCCACCACTGCGAAGGCGGCCGCGTGA
- a CDS encoding alpha-2,8-polysialyltransferase family protein, with product MSRKTQIFCVSTLYGAATLAAALDSECFAEADRRLLLVFNNSACPETTPSVDEMPGFEPLRDHFDGVLSFNEAIRPFHPGAWTPRPDDLPLFERYLRLLWGLGEDRVELILESIQVNPALGLTQIFTGAPVQVYADGLMSYGPTRNKLDPLVGTRVRRLLHLDLVPGLTPMLLTEFDVPAEVVPREAFLKVMGELAGAVEELPVLPDNCALLLGQYLSALNIMTPEAEEELHVRMMRGALERGHRSIVFKPHPTAPARYSRALEAEAEQLGVDLTVLDTPVLAEVLFEKSQPGLVVGCFSTALFTASAFYDLPVARIGTEPLLERLTPYQNSNRIPAVLADAVLPDLERRAGEEPVPADTLGALVAAIGFTMQPQIHPSLRPAAERYLSEHFAPRTHRYFKRKRLTSLGLPGGIPERLSFLPRSATARRVVRRAKALRKAVRR from the coding sequence ATGTCCCGTAAGACCCAGATCTTCTGCGTCTCCACGCTCTACGGCGCCGCCACCCTGGCCGCCGCGCTGGACTCGGAGTGCTTCGCCGAGGCGGACCGGCGGCTGCTGCTGGTGTTCAACAACTCCGCCTGCCCGGAGACCACCCCGTCCGTCGACGAGATGCCCGGCTTCGAGCCGCTGCGCGACCACTTCGACGGCGTGCTCTCCTTCAACGAGGCGATCCGCCCCTTCCACCCCGGCGCCTGGACCCCGCGCCCGGACGACCTCCCGCTGTTCGAGCGGTACCTGCGGCTGCTGTGGGGGCTCGGCGAGGACCGGGTGGAGCTGATTCTGGAGTCCATCCAGGTCAACCCGGCGCTCGGCCTGACCCAGATCTTCACCGGCGCGCCCGTCCAGGTCTACGCCGACGGCCTGATGAGCTACGGCCCCACCCGCAACAAGCTCGACCCGCTGGTCGGCACCCGGGTGCGGCGGCTGCTCCACCTGGACCTGGTGCCGGGCCTGACGCCGATGCTGCTCACCGAGTTCGACGTGCCCGCCGAGGTGGTGCCGCGCGAGGCGTTCCTGAAGGTGATGGGCGAACTCGCGGGCGCCGTCGAGGAACTGCCGGTGCTGCCGGACAACTGCGCCCTGCTGCTGGGCCAGTACCTCTCCGCGCTGAACATCATGACGCCGGAGGCGGAGGAGGAGCTGCACGTCCGGATGATGCGCGGGGCCCTGGAGCGCGGGCACCGCTCGATCGTCTTCAAGCCCCACCCCACGGCCCCCGCCCGCTACAGCCGCGCCCTGGAGGCCGAGGCCGAGCAGCTCGGCGTGGACCTCACCGTGCTGGACACCCCGGTGCTCGCCGAGGTGCTGTTCGAGAAGTCCCAGCCCGGACTGGTCGTCGGCTGCTTCTCCACCGCGCTGTTCACCGCCTCCGCCTTCTACGACCTCCCGGTCGCCCGGATCGGCACCGAGCCGCTGCTGGAGCGGCTGACGCCGTACCAGAACAGCAACCGCATCCCGGCCGTGCTGGCGGACGCGGTGCTGCCGGATCTGGAGCGACGCGCGGGCGAGGAGCCCGTCCCGGCGGACACCCTGGGCGCGCTGGTCGCCGCCATAGGGTTCACCATGCAGCCGCAGATCCACCCGAGCCTGCGTCCGGCCGCCGAGCGCTATCTGTCGGAGCACTTCGCGCCGCGCACCCACCGCTACTTCAAGCGCAAGCGGCTCACCTCGCTGGGCCTGCCCGGCGGTATCCCCGAGCGGCTGTCGTTCCTGCCGCGCAGCGCCACCGCACGCCGGGTGGTGCGGCGGGCGAAGGCGCTGAGGAAGGCGGTTCGCCGCTGA